The genome window TCATCACTACCGGCATCCTGGCAGCACTGCTCGTTGGCGCAGCCATCAAGTTGAAACTGATGGGAGGCCCGCAATGATCGAGACCTTGCTCGGTGGTCTCCTCGGAGGGGCTTTTCGTCTCGCACCTGAAATCCTCAAATGGCTCGACCGTAAAGGCGAGCGTGGCCACGAACTGGCGATGCAGGACAAGGCGCTGGAGTTCGAGAAGCTGCGTGGCGCGCAGCGACTGTCGGAAATCGGCGCGGGTGCCGATGCGGCGTGGAATGTCGGAGCCATTGAAACCTTGCGCGAAGCCGTTCGCACCCAAGGTGAGAAAACCGGGGTTCGCTGGGCCGACGCCTTGTCGATCAGCGTGCGCCCCGTGATCACCTACTGGTTCATGGCCCTGTACTGCGCCGCCAAGACAGCGGCATTCGCAGCAGCCGTGACTGCAGGAGCTAGCTGGGGAACGGCCATCCTCCACGCATGGACCGAGGCCGATCAAGCACTGTGGGCCGGGGTGCTGAACTTCTGGTTCCTCGGGCGCGTGTTCGACCGGGTGCGGCCGTGATTGAGGTACCAAAAGCGGCCATTGAACTGGCAAAGCGCTTCGAGGGATTCGAGCGCAGGGTGAAGCGCGGAGTCGAGATCACTGCCATTCCCTACATCTGCCCCGCAGGCTTCTGGACGATTGGCTATGGCCATCTCTGCGATCCCAAGCATCCGCCGATCACGGAGGCAGAAGCCGAGGTCTATCTGGTGCGCGATCTGCAGACTGCACTGGCGGCGACGCTGCGCTTCTGCCCAGTGCTGGCCACTGAGCCGGAGGGGCGGCTCGCGGCCGTTGTGGACTTCACGTTCAACCTCGGCGTGG of Janthinobacterium sp. Marseille contains these proteins:
- a CDS encoding lysozyme, translated to MIEVPKAAIELAKRFEGFERRVKRGVEITAIPYICPAGFWTIGYGHLCDPKHPPITEAEAEVYLVRDLQTALAATLRFCPVLATEPEGRLAAVVDFTFNLGVGRLQTSTLRRRVNQRDWPTAASELRRWVYGGGKVLPGLVTRREAEAAWLLRNA